One part of the Paramormyrops kingsleyae isolate MSU_618 chromosome 2, PKINGS_0.4, whole genome shotgun sequence genome encodes these proteins:
- the LOC111858655 gene encoding uncharacterized protein isoform X1 gives MIQITYTCDESEVDHRTRRLQDACQGTRLVQSMVNWGSKTLWVMAGMLSFVLITFTITFSIQLGNQSNNHAKSPPAIKDINETSLSSLFQTLSSKACVFLAARPNGESGSGVLQWEKRHHYMRNVSLSQNGTDVIAETAGFYLLFVQVTYKINCHRATNCLDLMLTVNHFYKEGEQCYSAVYKTHCGTCEGCHQKGHPERSVDVVLSKPTLLWMQSQDKLTVTVSDRESVDFEYRPTPTFLMLVKYSD, from the exons ATGATACAGATAACATATACATGTGATGAATCTGAAGTTGATCACAGAACGCGAAGACTTCAAGACGCGTGTCAGGGAACAAGACTAGTGCAGAGCATGGTGAACTGGGGCAGTAAGACTCTCTGGGTCATGGCCGGGATGCTGTCCTTTGTGCTCATTACGTTCACGATAACGTTCTCAATACAG ctaGGAAATCAATCAAACAACCACGCCAAGAGTCCTCCCGCGATCAAGGATATCAACG AGACCTCATTAAGCAGCTTGTTTCAAACGTTGTCATCCAAAGCTTGCGTGTTCCTTGCTG CACGTCCCAACGGGGAGAGTGGAAGTGGAGTGCTACAGTGGGAGAAGAGGCACCACTATATGAGAAACGTCTCCTTGAGTCAGAACGGCACGGACGTCATCGCCGAGACAGCCGGCTTCTACCTGCTGTTTGTGCAGGTGACCTACAAAATCAACTGCCACAGAGCCACAAACTGTCTTGACCTCATGCTGACTGTCAACCATTTTTACAAAGAGGGTGAACAGTGCTACTCTGCGGTCTACAAGACACACTGTGGGACTTGTGAGGGCTGTCACCAGAAAGGTCACCCGGAGAGGAGCGTAGACGTAGTCCTCAGTAAGCCTACCTTGCTCTGGATGCAGTCACAGGACAAACTGACAGTCACAGTCAGCGACAGAGAGTCTGTGGATTTTGAGTACCGCCCAACCCCGACATTCCTCATGCTCGTTAAGTACTCAGATTAG
- the LOC111858655 gene encoding uncharacterized protein isoform X2, with translation MVNWGSKTLWVMAGMLSFVLITFTITFSIQLGNQSNNHAKSPPAIKDINETSLSSLFQTLSSKACVFLAARPNGESGSGVLQWEKRHHYMRNVSLSQNGTDVIAETAGFYLLFVQVTYKINCHRATNCLDLMLTVNHFYKEGEQCYSAVYKTHCGTCEGCHQKGHPERSVDVVLSKPTLLWMQSQDKLTVTVSDRESVDFEYRPTPTFLMLVKYSD, from the exons ATGGTGAACTGGGGCAGTAAGACTCTCTGGGTCATGGCCGGGATGCTGTCCTTTGTGCTCATTACGTTCACGATAACGTTCTCAATACAG ctaGGAAATCAATCAAACAACCACGCCAAGAGTCCTCCCGCGATCAAGGATATCAACG AGACCTCATTAAGCAGCTTGTTTCAAACGTTGTCATCCAAAGCTTGCGTGTTCCTTGCTG CACGTCCCAACGGGGAGAGTGGAAGTGGAGTGCTACAGTGGGAGAAGAGGCACCACTATATGAGAAACGTCTCCTTGAGTCAGAACGGCACGGACGTCATCGCCGAGACAGCCGGCTTCTACCTGCTGTTTGTGCAGGTGACCTACAAAATCAACTGCCACAGAGCCACAAACTGTCTTGACCTCATGCTGACTGTCAACCATTTTTACAAAGAGGGTGAACAGTGCTACTCTGCGGTCTACAAGACACACTGTGGGACTTGTGAGGGCTGTCACCAGAAAGGTCACCCGGAGAGGAGCGTAGACGTAGTCCTCAGTAAGCCTACCTTGCTCTGGATGCAGTCACAGGACAAACTGACAGTCACAGTCAGCGACAGAGAGTCTGTGGATTTTGAGTACCGCCCAACCCCGACATTCCTCATGCTCGTTAAGTACTCAGATTAG